A region from the Lonchura striata isolate bLonStr1 chromosome 16, bLonStr1.mat, whole genome shotgun sequence genome encodes:
- the NDE1 gene encoding nuclear distribution protein nudE homolog 1: MEDSEVHHFSSVEEETRYWKELAIKYKQCAENTQEELREFQEGSREYEAELETQLQQTESRNRDLLSENNRLRMELESVKEKIEMQHSEGYRQISALEDDLAQTRAIKEQLQKYIRELEQENDDLERAKRATIMSLEDFEQRLNQAIERNAFLESELDEKENLLESVQRLKDEARDLRQELAVQQKQEKPKTPMRAPLEAERTDTAVQASLSVPSTPAMRRTPISIPTPGTFRRGLEDSYGATPLTPAARISALNIVGDLLRKVGALESKLASCRNFVYDQSPNRPAVSMYMNRDVLETRLSPHQPLCDTGLVKRLEFGTRPSHVPGPVSHPSQSVVKMLL; the protein is encoded by the exons ATGGAAGACTCAGAAGTACATCACTTCAGCTCAGTGGAAGAGGAAACCAGATACTGGAAGGAGCTGGCTATAAAATACAAGCAGTG TGCTGAGAATACACAGGAGGAATTGCGTGAATTCCAAGAGGGGAGCCGAGAATATGAAGCTGAGCTGGAGACTCAGCTGCAGCAAACAGAGTCCAGGAACAGAGACCTCCTGTCAGAGAACAACCGCCTGCGGATGGAGCTGGAGTCGGTGaag GAAAAGATTGAAATGCAACATTCAGAAGGATACAGGCAGATCTCTGCGCTGGAAGATGACTTGGCACAGACACGAGCTATTAAAGAGCAGCTTCAGAAATACATTAGAGAACTCGAGCAAGAAAATGATGATTTGGAAAGAGCAAAAAG AGCCACTATAATGTCCCTGGAGGATTTTGAACAACGTTTAAACCAGGCTATtgaaagaaatgcttttctggAGAGTGAGCTGGATGAGAAAGAAAACCTTCTGGAGTCTGTGCAGCGCCTGAAAGATGAAGCTAGAG ATCTACGACAAGAGCTTGCAGTGCAGCAGAAACAGGAGAAACCCAAAACACCAATGAGAGCTCCCCTGGAAGCAGAAAGAACAGACACTGCAGTTCAGGCCTCCTTATCTGTGCCCTCAACACCTGCAATGCGCCGGACACCCATCAGCATTCCCACCCCTGGGACGTTTAGGAGAG GTCTTGAGGACAGTTATGGTGCAACCCCTCTCACACCAGCTGCAAGAATATCTGCACTTAATATTGTGGGAGACTTGCTGCGAAAAGTGGGG GCTTTGGAGTCCAAGCTTGCCTCTTGCCGAAACTTTGTGTATGACCAGTCTCCAAACAGACCTGCAGTGTCCATGTACATGAACAGAGATGTCCTGGAAACACGCCTGAGTCCTCATCAGCCTCTGTGTGATACAGG GTTGGTGAAACGCCTGGAGTTTGGAACACGGCCTTCACACGTCCCAGGACCCGTGAGCCATCCCTCACAAAGTGTTGTCAAGATGCTGCTGTGA